The Nocardia vinacea genome contains the following window.
CCGGACCGGGTGAGGTCCATGTCGAGGATCTGCTGGGTCTCATACCGCAGCCTTGCATCGGCGCCCCGGCGCTCCCAGTTCGACACAGCGGCGTCGTTGACTCCGAGGTGGGCTGCGAATTCCCGGACGCTCATCCGTTTGGCCTCGCGCAGGGCACGTGCCTCCCGCCCCGTCCACCGCGCCACCACCGAACCCATACGCCGAATCATCCCCCATCCGTATCCGTCGTCCTCGCGCACCTACGGTAGCCGTTCGACCACAGAACTAGGGCAGAACTAGGACGACGGCTCATGGTCGCGGCGCTTCGCCCATGACACCGTGAATGTGTTCGCTCCGAACAGCTGTCACGTCCAGTCCGTGAAGAGCGCAGACCCCTGGATGGTGTGAATAGCGCAGGGGCGCAACCTGGATCGAAAGGAGTTCCGCCCGTGGTGTACGCGATGGCTCGTCCGCCAGAGGCGGCAGTGATCGTCTCTGGCCCGATCTTTCGAGCGGATGGCCGGGCGGTTCGACCCCGGATCCCCGCAGCAGCAAGAGGTTGCCTGCGCTGCACTCCTCATACCGCTCGAATGCCCGAAAGGTGCCCGAACGCAATGCCTATGCTGCCGATGCATCACAACCCGCTTGTCGTTGCGGCGCTGCGAATGGCGCGCACCAGGTATGCAGGCCACTACAACCAGGTGACCGGGACCACCGCCCTGGCGCACGCGGTCGCTGTGGCCAATACGATCGGTGATCACGCCCCTGGGGCGGAGCCGGAGTGGATCGCCGCTGCCCTGCTGCACCGAGCCGGTGAGATCGATCCGCCTGCTGATGGCGGCGACCTCGACGAGTTGGCAATCGGATGCTCTGCCCACGATCTCGCATGCCTGATGACCATGCTGGGCACGGCCGGGTCGATGACCAACGTGATTACGGCCGCCGAGAAGTCGGTGACACTGACTGCGGTTCTCGATCGAGCGGCCACCAGCGGTGATGAGGCAGCGTACTGGGCCAACCGTCCGGAGTTGTCCGCGCTGATCAGCGAGTGTCGTCGCTTCCATTCCAGTGCCGCACCCACAGTGCCCGACAGCCTCGCGGATCTGCTGGACGCTCTGATCACTCGCGCCGAGGCAGGCAGTAGACCGCAAGACACCGATCCATTAGTTGCGCAATCGCGAAAACGTTTGGAACACAGTCTATTTGACGACGGAACCGGCAGCGTGGCGCCACGGTGAATACATGGGATCCGCTACTAGACTGCTTGGCTGGAGACGGCCGCACGTGTCGTCGCAGGGCTGGGCTCGGTCTGGCAGCTCGTTCATTCCGCACCACCTTGATTCCATGATTCGCAGGAAGGATTGCGCCTGATGCCCGAGAAGGTCGTCAAGGAGAAGGTAATGGTCTACGTCGTTCGCGACGGCAAGCTGCTGGTGTTCCGCCACACCGACTACTCGTGGGAGGAAGTCGGGATCCAGGTGCCCGCCGGCAGCATTCGCGCCGGGGAAACGCCCGAGGATGCGGCGCTGCGCGAAGCGCGGGAGGAGACCGGGCTGTCGGAGTTCAAGATCGTACGCAAGCTCGGAGAAGCCGAGTACGACATCAGCCCCTACCGGTTCGAGATCCAGCACCGGCACTTCTTCGAACTGGAGTTGTGCCAGGACGCGACGGACCGGTGGGCAAGCCAGGAAGACCACGACGGCGAGGCAGAGCCGACACGGTTCGAATGCTTCTGGATTCCGCTGCAAGCCGCCCACGTCCTGCAATCAGGACAGGGCGCTCTGCTCGGCCGCCTCGTCGACTGAGCCAGACCAAGCCACCGATTCCGGTTGGGAGTGAGCCCTATGAACGGGGACAACGACAGCCCGTACTTGACGATGACGCAAACCGGAACCGAGACAGCGGTGTCGGTCATCTGCAAGCTGCGCGGAGAGACTTGCGACATCGACTGTCTCTACTGCTATGAGAAACGCAAGGAATCCCCGGGCGGCGCCCGCATCGGTGTGCAGGACATAGCGCGGTTGCCGCAGCTGTTCGGCGGTCGTCGGTTGGTGGTGGAGTTGCACGGCGGGGAACCCCTGACCGCCGGGCAGCCCTACCTGCGTGAGGTGCTCGCCGCCTTGGCCGAACAGCCGCTGGTGCAACGCGTGACGTTGCAAACCAACGGAATCCGCCTCGACGATTCGTGGTTGGACCTGTTCGACGAGGTGTATCCCGACCTGCGGATCGGGATCTCCCTCGACGGCGACCGCCGCGGAAACATCTGGCGCGTCGGCTACGACGGCGAGGAAATCTACCCCGCCATCGTCGCCGCACTGGACCGATGCGGTGCGCGCGGCCGAAAGGTCGGCATCATCACCGCGGTGACCCCCGCCGTACTCGGTCGGGCGGCGGCCGTTCTGGATCATCTGACGAGCTTCCCCGCAGTGGACGCGATCAGTTTCGTCCCCTGTTTCGACTCATCGATCACGAAACAGACCGCCACCACTGGTTACCGGGAATCACCCAGTCGGATTTCGCAGCGCGCCAACATATCCGATGCAGGACCGGCATGGGCGATCACCCCCGACGAGTACGCCGATTTCGTCCTCGCCGCCGCGGTTCGGTGGGTGCACGGCGGCGCGCATCGCAGAGTGAAACTGGAGCCGATCGTCTCGGCGATTCGGCGGCTGCGAGGCGCTGACACCGGGTTCTGCCACTTCTCCAACCTCAAGTGCGACCATGTGTTCACCCTCTATCCCGACGGCAGGTTCGGCAGCTGCGACGAATTGCCTTGGCCCGAAGCGCAATTAGGCCAGCTGCCCGATTTCTCCGCAGCACACGAGATCGCCGCAGCGCAGCGGCAACTACCGCTGTTGGTGAAGGGCCGGTCCCTGACCAGCAAATGCACCACCTGCCGCTACCGAAACAGCTGTGGCGGCGGCTGTTTGGCCACGCGACTGCGCGCAGTCGCCTCCGCCGGCAGTGACGAAGACTACTGCCGATACCGGATGCGGCTGATCGACGGCGTCGCGGCCCTGATCGCCACCCCCGCAACTCCTTCGGCCATATTCTGCCGACGGGTGCATGCGCGTCCTCGACAGATCAACGCAATGGCAGATGTCGCAGGGTTCCTCAGCCGCTGGCGTGACCCACAGGTGCCTCACCAGCCAGTGCGGTTGGAGGTCAGCGACTACGGCAACGTCAACACCGTCGGCGCCCCGGGCACGCACGAAGCCGATGATCTGGATCCGCTGCATCCGCTGTGGCGTGAGGCTATCGAACCCGGCGTCTGGTCGCTGGTCGACGCGATCACCACCGGGTGGGGGTTGGTGACCTACGACAGCTGCCAGGGCCATCCCTACACCGGACTGTCGCTCACCCCGGCCGAACGTCGCTTCGGGATCCTTCCCCGTAGCGCCGACGAATACGCCACCGTCGCCACCGCGCTGTGCCGCGCCCTCGCCTCGATCGAATCCCGTGTACCCGAATCGATTCAGGTCGTCATCGGCCGCGCGGACCTGTCGTGCACCACGACTAGTGCCCGGTTTCCGGTGCTGGATGTGCGGTTCGAACGCACCGAGGGCTATGACTGGTCTACCTACTTCGCCGACCTCGATTCCGCGACCTCCGTGATGGTGGATGCGCTTACCACCACTTTCCTGGATGCCGTCATCGAATGTGGTTGCAGCACAGCGTCTCACGCCGACAGCGGCGCGGCATGAACGTCGATGAGATGATCACCGTGCACCAACTCCTCGGCCGGATCGCCTATTTCCACATCGCATTCATCGAACCCGCCCTAGCCAACAAACCGCGGGCAGCGCCCCTAACGCCGGTCCAGCTCTGCTGTCGCCACCGGCTCGACAAGGGGGAACACACCGCGCCCTTGTCGCTAGACCTGGCCGAAACGGCGTGGGCGATTCCGATTGATATCGCCACCACGCTCGGGGTACGCATGTGTCGGCCCGAACTGATCTCCTGCTGCGCGCACTGCCTGATTCAGCACAGCGCCGCGGCGATCGCCGATGCCTGGCTCGAGGTCGAGACCACCACTTACGCCGGTCTCGTACCGCCCCCGCAGCAACGTGCCCGATGGTGCGCGAGGATCGGCGCCCAGCTCGCTGTGGTCTTCGACGAGGAGTCCGGCGGCGCCTGCGCCCTCGAACATCCGGATGTCCGCCGCGGCGATGATCCACCGAGAGACCGGTTTCCCCTGGTCTGCGAACTAATGACGCTCTGGCATCGGCCGATCGGGCATGAGCCGGTGACCAGCTGGCTCAACCATTGCGCCGACCTCGGCGACATCACCGCAGTACTACACACCCGGAGGGGACATGAACGAGCCATCGTTGATCGGACTCGGTGAAACTCTGGCTATCGGCAGCATCGAAAAATTCCTGACCGCCGCCGACGACCGCCAGCTCATCGCCATCATGGACGACTACTTGGCGAGCGCCGACCGGGCCGAACTCGAACACAACCGGACCGTGTCGATCCACGAAATCCCCGGCCACAGCACCCAGGAGGCGATGTCGGTCTACGAGCCCGCCGGGCGGCTCGAGATTCCCGAAATCCCCGCGGCAGCCGAGAAGACCCTGCAGGACGCCTTTGAACGAGCCCAACCAACCCTGGCACGAATCCTGCCGTCGGTGACCTCGTGCCGACCGTGGACATACGTGGAATACAGTGCCGGACAACACATCACACCGCACCTGGACGGAATCGCCCCCGACCCGCGGTGCTGGCCCCGCCAGATCGCGGGCATCGGCGTCAGCATCGGTGCACGATGCGAGGGCGGGCACTTCTACGCCGAGACCACCTCCGATCCCCGGTTGTGGAACCGCGCTCTGCTCTCGGCCTGCCCCGGATACGCGCCGGGGATGATGTTCGCCCACGACGGCGCGGACAACTCTTCGCCCTGGTTCCGTGACATGGCACGCACCCGCTGGAGCGTCGATCCCGATCCCGGCACCGCCCTGCTGTACGGATCACAGCTCACCCACGGCACAACCCCGGTAATCACCGGCCGCGCCCGCAAATTCATCAGCTGGCTATTCGCCGATACCAGCTGAGGTACCGCTTTGGAGAAACCATCATGCTGATCGCCCTCGAAGGTGCCGCCGGCACAGGCAAATCCACGCTGCGTGATCGAATACTCACCCGCGCGTCCGACCGCAGCATCGCAATCACCCACCTCGGCCAGTTCTCCTGGCTGTCACTGCCAGCCACACGAACCTTGGTCGCACTGCGCGCCGGTCGCGCCCTCGTCGATGAAAACACCGCCACCACAGCAGTTCTCGACGATCTGATCCTGCACGCCCGGCACAATATCGGCCCCGCCACCCGAGCACAGCATGTCATCACAGACCGGCTCATCCTCTCCTCGGCATGCCTGCTCGCCGCCACCCACACACGCCCCGTCGAGCACTACCTCAGCACCCTAGCGGCAGCATCCCGAATCCAACCGGATCTCACCGTCGTATTGACCACCCCACCCGAGATCTGCCGCCGCAGACTCGCCACCAGACCCACCGCTGCCCGCCCCGGCGATGCCCCCGACGTTGCCCTCGAACAGCACCGCCTCTATAAGCAGGCCGCAAATGCATGGCAGCACACGGTCAACCGCCCGCTCTGGCGCCGACGACTCCTCACTCCCCGCGACACCGACCGCGTCTGCGACGAAATCCTCGACCACCTGCACCCGCCTATCCCAGGAGAAACGTTGTGATGGAGCTGCACCCTCTACATCCGGCGCGATGGGTCCTGGACCAACTTCGGCGGCATGGCTGGCACATACAAGACCTCCTCGCATTCACCCGCTCGAGCACCCTGGCCCTCGCGCACCGCGACGGAGAGGAATCGGTCGTGGTGAAGGCCGGATTCGGCAGCAACCACGTGCTCGCCGCGATGCCCGAAGGCGACCGGCCCGCCGCGTACGGCTTCTACTGGTACCAGCAGATGAGCCCCGCCGAACGAACCATGGCTCGCAGCGACTTCCGCCACGAACGCGACCTCGTCCGCGAATGCACCGGAGTAGCCCACGTCGTCCCGCTGCTCGCCGAAGGGCACTGTGAGGACTTCGACTGGTACACCATGCCGCACTATCCCGACGGCAACTTCGCCACCCTGATGGCCACTACCGGAACCGAACCATCGGCACTCGCCGGGCAACTATCCATCCTGGCCGACATCGCCGAAGGACTTGCTGAACTCCACCGCCGCGGAGTCGTACACCGCGACGTCTACCAAGAGAACATCCTGATCGACCACGGACGCGGCCTCATCACCGATCTCGGCGCCGCCCGCCGCCTCCACGCCCCACACGGTCCCCGTCACCGCGGCCCCGAAGTCCACTGGCCACCCGAATACCTCACCGAGTACGAGAGGGCCGGACCGCCCGCCGACGTATTCAGCCTGGCGGTACTCACCCATCGAGTGCTACTCGGCGACATCCCCCGCCTCGCAATACCCCCATCCTTCGCGAGCATTCCCAACCCCTTGAGCACTGCGCTCCGATCCTCACTCGCACACACCCCGGCAGACCGACCAAGCATGACGGAATTCCGAAATGCGCTGCAGCGGGCCGCCATCCGCGCCACCACGGCGAAAACGCCGTGACCGAACCAGGACAGGAGGACGCCAGTCTCACAACACCAGAGACAACGCTGAAACCGTATTAGATTGCAACAGAATGGATTTCGTAACCATGGCCAACATGACCGATGAAATGACCGACTTCCTGCAGGCGGTCGAGGAATTGCGTGCGGACGACTCCCGGATCCGCACCACCGCTCACACCTCCAGCATCATCTCCGACGGCTGGACCGCCGCCGAGCGGTAAACGACGGCGCAGAGAACAGGGCGGTGACTGCGGCGGCGCACGGCCACCGCAGTCACCGCGCTGACCACATTCAGAACGGAAAGGGGTGCCCGAGTGAACGAGTTGGATGCGATCTTCGAACTTCCCCGCATCACCATGTTTCATCGTTCCCGAACCGAGACCATTCAAAGGCTCATCGGAGCTTCCGGCGCCGGTGTCAGCCCAGATCCTCATCTCGAGATGAACTACGCCCTCGCCCACCACTGCCTCGAAGGCACAGAACAGGCCGCACGCACCGGGGACCGAGACCGTTTCGCGTGGTACCGCGCCGCGGTCATCGACCCACCGGCAGCGTGGTTCGAATCCACTTCTCGCGGACCGAAAATCATCCAGGCTCCAAGCCGCACCGGTATGCACGTCTCGCCAATCGCCGAGACGCCCTACTACCTGCTTGGCCCCGAAACCCAGGCGGCACCCCCAGGGCTGGTCGAACTCAGCGACCAGGCACTCGGCATAGCGGCAGAGCATGGCTTCGGCCAACTCGTTGACAACCATGCGCCCATCGTGTGCTTGCTGGAAACCAAAAGCCCCGACGCCACTCTCAACAGCTGGACCATCAGCCGGCTACCGGGCACCGTGTTTCTCGATCACACCGCGGACCCGTCCATCCTGGCCAGAGACATCATCCACGAAGCCGGCCACAACTGGCTCAACGACGCACTCGCGGCCACCGGCACCACGATCAGCGACGAGGTCAGTTTCTACTCACCATGGAAGAAGGCTCAACGTCCCGCGTTCGGCCTGCTCCACGCCTGCTGGGCGTTTCCGCTCACCATGCTCTTCGCGACGCGCGCGGCAGCCACCGCTGCGCAGCCGAGCAGGCGGATTCTCGCCGCTTACCTGGCGCAGCAGTGCGACACATTGGCCACGGTCAACGAAATCCACGAACAAGCGCTGCGTCTGGTCACCGACGCCGAACTGCGAGAACGGCTCGCTGCCATCTATGCCGCCGCAGCGACGATCGGAATGGCCAGAAAGACAGCCTGAACCGCCGTTATGGCCAAACCGCCTGCATCATCGGCGTTGCGCGCCACGGGCGTTGGTCATGAACACCCGAAAGACAACGACTCCGGCTGCTGTAGCGAGCGGCAGGTGTCGTGCGAGGCCATCGAAGGCGGAACGGTACACAGGTCGGCGGCGATGTAAACACCACGACCTCCCCTCGGATAGATACTGGAAATTACTGGATAAGAGTGGAAGTAGTGTTATAGCATGTCGGTCATGACCACCCCCTTGGAGGAGCTCGAACGACGGATCGAGAACCTGCGCATCGACCTACGTCGAGCCACGATCGCAGGCGATTCGGCGCGAGCTCGCGAACTGAGGGCGGAGCTACGTCGAACGGACAAGGCCTGGGAAGACGCTCTGGCGGCCCTGGCGCCGTCCGTGGATGAACCCGAGCTGGCCGATCACCCCGGATCGTTGCTGTCGATTCGGGATCAGGTTCATCAGGCATTGACGCTCGTGGGCGGGGCATCCGCGCCGAAGTTGATTGCGGCGGTGCAGGATGCGTTCTTCGGTGGCGGACTGAGTGGATCCAAGCTGACTCACCTGCGCCGAGATGAGGAACGTTCGTTCCGGTCATCCCCTCACGCTCGCCCCTACTACCTGTGCAGCGCACTGACTGCGGACCGCCTGACTGCGGCCCGCGGTCTGCTGGCCGTGTCGACCTGGCCGCTGAGCCGCCGAATGATCGGCCCACTCAGCCCACGCGTGGACTTCCTCACTGCTGCCATCCACGTGGCGGAACAGGTGGGACGGATGGGGGAGCCGACCTTGCCTGCGATGCGTCTGCTGTGGCGGTTCGCCACCACCATCCCCGGTGCGGGCGAGAACTTCGACGTGCTGGAGTGGAAGACCGTCGCTGAGGCCGCACGTGCGGAACTGGCAATACATTCCGACGCCGACCAAGCCGATCGTGAAGCGGCAGCAACCCGGGCCGGGGCTCAACTCGATGAGGTCCAGCTGTTGTTCGGTGCCGTGCTCGAGGTTGTTTCGCGCTCTACAACTGAACACTGATCGCGCATCATCGAATTACTCTTCTCATCCACGCTTGCTTCCCTTGTGAAGGAAGATCATTGAACGACAACGACTTTCGTCTGGGTTTCATCCGCGGGTCGGTCGCCCCGAAGAAACACAACGCCAGGACGATCGCCGCTCTGACCAGCAACCCCGGTTGCGCGCGACGTAGTGTTCTGGATGCCGCCGCGGTCGACAAACAGGAACTGGCAGAGCATCTGGGATACCGCCCCCAGTTCGGGCAGTCGCCCTTCGACCTGACACGCGGCAAGGCCTTCGAGACCTTTGTCAAGGACCACGGCTGCACCGAGCTGCTCAAGCTGCTGCGAGAACATCTGGAGCTGCCGCTACCACAGGTTGCCTACGCTGATCTCAACAACGTGGCCGGTCACGACACCCTCGAAACGCGCTACACGAACTCGCGCCAGCAGCTGACACGAGCCGGTCGGTCCGGGCCCGGCGCGGGCACGCTGTTCGATCATCCTCTGCTGCGGATGAACATCGCTGGCCACAACGCCTATCTCGAACCGGACCTGATCGCGTTCAAACTGTCCGAACAGTTCCACGTCGTCGAGGTCAAGTCGTTCCCGATCATCGACGGCAGCGCCGACCCGGCGAAAGTCGCTCTCGCGGCGACACAATCGGCGGTGTACGTGCTGGCCCTGCGGCAACTGCTTCAGGAGCTCAGGCTGGATCCGTCACTGGTGTCGGACGAGGTGTTCCTCGTCTGCCCAGAGAACTTCTCCAATCGGCCGACCGCGGTACGAGTGGATGTCCGCAAACAACTGACCGTCCTGCGCCGCCAACTCGCCCGGATCGCTGACATCGGCACCCTGCTGGGCGCGCTGCCGTCGACCCTGACACTGGACCTGTACCGCGACCCGGAGGGCAAGGCCACCCGCTCGGTGGCCGACCTGTGCGCTGCTCTGGACGCTATTGAAGCGCGATACGCACCCGAATGCCTGACTACCTGCGAGATGGCACTGTTTTGCCGAAACGAGGCGCACGATCGCACCTCGCGATTGGGTCGATCGGTCCAGGAAGACCTGGGCGGTATCGAATCGATCACCAGGACCCTTCACCTGGCGGAAGGAACCCGCACCCCCGGCGAGCACGAGTACGAGGCGACACAAGTGCTGAGGATGGCCGCACAGCTGCGAATGGACTGCCTGGGCGGTGTCGCATGAGCACGCTCACCGCTCTGGCTCGCGCATACGCCGTGAAAGCCCTTCGTGCACAGCCGATCACGACTGTGCGGCACATCCATATCGAGGACCATCCGATGGTCTGCGTTCCCTTGAGCTTGGCCGGTGAAGTGATCGCGCCCTTGGCTACGCTGGTCGGCACTGATCGTGACCACCCGGAACTGCTCATCGTGCCGCAACCACGCGACCGGGTCCTGCGGCTCGAGTTCGCCCACGAACTGGCAATGCGGGTCCTGCACTACATCGCGACGTGCCGACACGCCACCACCGGGCCGGCCATAGGGACAGCAGCACAACTCTGGGTGCCCAATCGCGGTGGCGTCGAATTCCTCCGACTGCTCGGTCGCTCGACGCGATTCCGCTCCACCACCGGCGAATACCCGGCTCCGATTCCGGTACCGGATCTGGGTCGATGGTTGACCTTCTATGCCGAGCGAGCCGACCACCCTGGATCCTCGCTGCTCGTCGCCGCCACCGACGCCTTGGCCCGGCATTGGGCGAGCGGGCAGAGCGACCTCGAAGACGCCAACCTCGCCGCTTTGCTCGGCTGGATAGAACCACCACCGGATTCCGATGGCGCACGAGCCGCACTCGATGCCGCCGATCCGTTGATCTGGCCCCCGGCCGGACCGGCCACCGACCCGACATTCGACCGGGAAGTGCTGGTACCGAGTATCGCCGAGTATGATCGCGCCACCACACGACGGGAACGTCTTGTCGCCACCACGCGTCTCGAGTCAGCACTGCGCGAGCAGCTGTTGCCGACTTGGCAGCTGGTGTGGCGCGGGATCGACTGCTTGCGAACCCTGGCCCCGGGAGCGCACGTCCCCGCGCGCTGGGGCCGGGATGTCAAGGAGTTCAACAAGTTCGGCGATCGAGTCGCCAAACGCGAGCGTCCACAACCCAAACGAGACAGCGCGGTGGCCGCCGCCCGGAGATTGAACGAGCTCGAGCGGGCGCAGGCAGAGTACGACGCGCAACGGGCCTTCGACGACCTGCTTGTGATGGCCGAGTACCGCCTGTCCGGCGAGGCATTCGCCGGAACCGTCAGCACCGTCGACCTTCAGAAGCCTGCCGGGACAGGACGCCGATCCCCGAAGCCTGTGATCACCATCCACACCACCGATCCGGTCAGGTTGACCGCCGACGAGGCCACGGAGCTGGTGGACCAGCAGCGACCACAGCAGAAGGCCTCCATCACCGCCATCCGCAGCCGGGCCGACGGTAGTGAGATATCCCTCGAACTATCGCGGGGTATGGGTCGCGGCAAGACCCCGCTACCCGGCAGCGTCCCTGCCATCGGCGAGCTGGTCTGCTATAGCCGACTCTCGGACCGATACACACCGACGGGCAAGTTCCCCGATCGCAGCGACACCCCGTGGCCCCACGGCGGGCCCCCGGATGAACTGCTGCCAGCAGCGCAGGACGCGAACGAGGAATGGTCATGAACAGCGTTGTCGCACACCAGGTCGACCATGTGATCGCGAGCGTGCTGGCGGAATTCCAGCACGGCAGCCACCGCGGGGTGGTCGTGGATTCGCCACCTGGTGCCGGGAAATCCACACTGGTGGTGCGCGTGGCGGTCGAGATAGCGCAGTCCGGCGAGCCGGTGATGGTCATCGCTCAGACCAACGAGCAGGTCGATGATCTTGTCAATCGGCTGGCAACGGACGCGCCGACTGTGCGGATCGGGCGCCTGTGTTCGCACGACTATGTGCCCACCGCCCAGGTGGCACACCCGAATGTTGTTGTCGGCCAGCAGCTGTCGAACCTCGGCGACGTTCAGATCACCATCGCTACCGCCGCCAAATGGGTATATGTCACTGAAGGCCCCTGGCCGTGGGCCATTGTCGACGAGGCGTACCAGATGCGATCGGACATGCTGTTGCGCGTGGCACTGCGGTTCGATCGCGCGCTGTTCGTCGGCGACCCTGGCCAGTTGGATCCTTTCTCCACCATCGACATCGATCGCTGGACCGGCCTGAAGTGGGATCCGATGCAAAGCGCCGTCGCGGCGATGCTGCGGAGCAACCCAGACCTGCCGGTTTACCAACTCCCGGTGTCATGGCGGCTACCGCCGTCGGCAGCCGAGCCGGTGTCCTCCGCGTTCTACCCATTCACCGGATTCCGTGCCGCAACCGACCCTCATCAGCG
Protein-coding sequences here:
- a CDS encoding AAA domain-containing protein; its protein translation is MNSVVAHQVDHVIASVLAEFQHGSHRGVVVDSPPGAGKSTLVVRVAVEIAQSGEPVMVIAQTNEQVDDLVNRLATDAPTVRIGRLCSHDYVPTAQVAHPNVVVGQQLSNLGDVQITIATAAKWVYVTEGPWPWAIVDEAYQMRSDMLLRVALRFDRALFVGDPGQLDPFSTIDIDRWTGLKWDPMQSAVAAMLRSNPDLPVYQLPVSWRLPPSAAEPVSSAFYPFTGFRAATDPHQRHFSYKTSGFGTASDNTLDLAAQTGWALHELPARHTVRTDTQAIETVADLAHRVLLRGPVARSERGTGETEVGADRIAIGAAHRDQVAAIRQALTARGIADICVNTANRLQGSEYDLVLVLHPLSGRRDATAFHLESGRLCVLTSRHRHACIVVARAGIQRLLDAHPPTEPMHLGVPAKFPDGWEANQSMLTHLQNHRISAT
- a CDS encoding protein kinase domain-containing protein yields the protein MELHPLHPARWVLDQLRRHGWHIQDLLAFTRSSTLALAHRDGEESVVVKAGFGSNHVLAAMPEGDRPAAYGFYWYQQMSPAERTMARSDFRHERDLVRECTGVAHVVPLLAEGHCEDFDWYTMPHYPDGNFATLMATTGTEPSALAGQLSILADIAEGLAELHRRGVVHRDVYQENILIDHGRGLITDLGAARRLHAPHGPRHRGPEVHWPPEYLTEYERAGPPADVFSLAVLTHRVLLGDIPRLAIPPSFASIPNPLSTALRSSLAHTPADRPSMTEFRNALQRAAIRATTAKTP
- a CDS encoding aKG-HExxH-type peptide beta-hydroxylase, which translates into the protein MNELDAIFELPRITMFHRSRTETIQRLIGASGAGVSPDPHLEMNYALAHHCLEGTEQAARTGDRDRFAWYRAAVIDPPAAWFESTSRGPKIIQAPSRTGMHVSPIAETPYYLLGPETQAAPPGLVELSDQALGIAAEHGFGQLVDNHAPIVCLLETKSPDATLNSWTISRLPGTVFLDHTADPSILARDIIHEAGHNWLNDALAATGTTISDEVSFYSPWKKAQRPAFGLLHACWAFPLTMLFATRAAATAAQPSRRILAAYLAQQCDTLATVNEIHEQALRLVTDAELRERLAAIYAAAATIGMARKTA
- a CDS encoding NUDIX hydrolase, producing MPEKVVKEKVMVYVVRDGKLLVFRHTDYSWEEVGIQVPAGSIRAGETPEDAALREAREETGLSEFKIVRKLGEAEYDISPYRFEIQHRHFFELELCQDATDRWASQEDHDGEAEPTRFECFWIPLQAAHVLQSGQGALLGRLVD
- a CDS encoding AAA family ATPase; its protein translation is MLIALEGAAGTGKSTLRDRILTRASDRSIAITHLGQFSWLSLPATRTLVALRAGRALVDENTATTAVLDDLILHARHNIGPATRAQHVITDRLILSSACLLAATHTRPVEHYLSTLAAASRIQPDLTVVLTTPPEICRRRLATRPTAARPGDAPDVALEQHRLYKQAANAWQHTVNRPLWRRRLLTPRDTDRVCDEILDHLHPPIPGETL
- a CDS encoding radical SAM/SPASM domain-containing protein; its protein translation is MNGDNDSPYLTMTQTGTETAVSVICKLRGETCDIDCLYCYEKRKESPGGARIGVQDIARLPQLFGGRRLVVELHGGEPLTAGQPYLREVLAALAEQPLVQRVTLQTNGIRLDDSWLDLFDEVYPDLRIGISLDGDRRGNIWRVGYDGEEIYPAIVAALDRCGARGRKVGIITAVTPAVLGRAAAVLDHLTSFPAVDAISFVPCFDSSITKQTATTGYRESPSRISQRANISDAGPAWAITPDEYADFVLAAAVRWVHGGAHRRVKLEPIVSAIRRLRGADTGFCHFSNLKCDHVFTLYPDGRFGSCDELPWPEAQLGQLPDFSAAHEIAAAQRQLPLLVKGRSLTSKCTTCRYRNSCGGGCLATRLRAVASAGSDEDYCRYRMRLIDGVAALIATPATPSAIFCRRVHARPRQINAMADVAGFLSRWRDPQVPHQPVRLEVSDYGNVNTVGAPGTHEADDLDPLHPLWREAIEPGVWSLVDAITTGWGLVTYDSCQGHPYTGLSLTPAERRFGILPRSADEYATVATALCRALASIESRVPESIQVVIGRADLSCTTTSARFPVLDVRFERTEGYDWSTYFADLDSATSVMVDALTTTFLDAVIECGCSTASHADSGAA